Below is a genomic region from Staphylococcus carnosus.
GAAATCATTTTTTTTAGGAGGTTTTGTAATGAAAATCAAACATTTTTTGATTGCATTAGTAGCGATTTGTTTAGTGTTAGCAGGTTGTTCTAATTCAGACAGCGGAGACAAAAAGGACAGTAAAAAGTCTGACAGCAATGACAAAAAACAAGAACTACAAATTTCAGCAGCAGCGAGTTTAACAGATGTATCTAAAGATTTGGAAAAAGAATTCAAGAAAGATCATCCAGATGCTAAAATCACATTTAACTATGGTGGTTCTGGTGCTTTAAGACAACAAATTGAAAAAGGTGCACCAGTTGATGTATTTATGTCAGCAAATACTAAAGACGTTGATGCATTAAAAGACAAGAAAAAAGCACATGATACTTATAACTACGCTAAAAACAAATTAGTACTTATCGGTGAAAAAGATTCAGATATTAAATCTGTTAAAGATTTAAAAGATGGTCAAAAATTAGCAATTGGAGAAGCTAAATCTGTACCAGCCGGTAAATATGCTACTCAATACTTACAAGACAATGGTTTATATGATGGTGTTAAAGACAAATTAGTTTATGCTAAAGACGTTCGTCAAGTATTGAACTATGTTGAAAAAGGTAATGCTCAATTAGGTTATGTTTATAAAACAGATTTATATCCTAACAAAACTAAAAATGACAAAGTAAGAGAAATCGAACAAGTCAAATTGAAAAAACCGATTGTTTATGAAGCAGGTGCAACATCTGATAATAAATTAGCTAAAGATTGGATGAAATTCTTAAAATCTGATAAAGCTAAAAAAATTATGAAAGAATATAAATTCGAAAACTAGGAGGAACGTAAATGCCTGATTTAACGCCATTTTGGATATCCATAAAAGTGGCTGTAATCAGCACGATTATCGTTTCGATACTGGGCATTATTATCTCCAGACTTTTATATCGTTATCGAGGTCGCATAGTAACTCTTCTAGAAAGTATCATTATACTGCCGATTGTTCTGCCTCCGACAGTAATGGGGTTCTTACTCTTAATCGTATTTTCTCCAAAAAGTCCGGTAGGCGCATTCTTCACAAATGTTCTGCATTTGCCGGTAGTATTTACATTGACGGGCGCTGTTATAGCGTCCGTTGTTGTAAGTTTTCCTTTAATGTATCAACATACGATACAAGGATTTCGCGGTATCAATAATAAAATGTTGAATACTGCGCGAACTATGGGAGCAAGTGAGAATAAAATATTCTTTCGTTTGATTTTACCTTTATCTAAACGTTCTATTTTATCAGGAATAATGATGGCATTTGCAAGAGCAATTGGGGAATTCGGTGCAACGCTTATGGTTGCAGGTTACATTCCGAATAAAACCAACACCTTGCCATTGGAAATTTATTTCTTAGTAGAACAAGGAAAAGAAAATGAAGCATGGTTATGGGTGCTGGTACTTGTCGCCTTTGCAATCACAGTTATCGGTACAATTAATATGATTAACCGTGATAAATATTTGGAGGTGGATTAAATGCTTACCATCCAAATAGAATATCAACTGCGTGATCATTTTATCCAACTTGATATTAATGATGACCAACCAAAGATTTATGCAATCAGGGGACCGTCTGGTATCGGTAAAACCACTGTGCTGAATATGATTGCAGGATTACGTAAAGCAGACCGAGCATATATTAAGATAGATGATCATTTATTAACAGATACTGAACATGATGTTAATGTTAAAATTCAAGAACGTGGTATTGGTTATCTGTTCCAAGATTATCAACTCTTTCCGAATATGACAGTCATGCAGAATATTACGTTTATGGCCAAACCTTCAGAGCATATAGATGAACTGATGCGTCAACTGAATATTGTGCATTTAACTAAACAATATCCTGCACGTTTATCAGGGGGAGAATCACAACGTGTAGCGCTTGCGAGAGCGTTAAGCACACGACCTGATATCCTGCTTTTAGACGAACCTTTTTCAAGTCTAGATGATGCTACGAAAGAAGAAAGTATGCATTTAGTTAAGAGAATGTTTGATGATTGGCAGATTCCAATTATTTTTGTTACACATTCAAACTATGAAGCTGAGCAGCTTGCAGATGAGATTATTACAATAGGTTCATAGCTTATTTTGAAACATAACCCGACATCGTGCTGAAAGAATTCAGTGCATGTCGGGTTTGTTGTATCTTTTAAAAAGTTTAGTTTGGAAAATTGTGTCGTGCTCAGAATCATCATATAATAAAAGTAATGTACTTTAGAAAGGATAAAAAAATATGAATGAACGCTATTCACGACAAATATTATTTAAAAATATTGGAGTGGAAGGTCAAGAAAAAATATCACAAAAACATGTTTTGATTATCGGGATGGGAGCTTTAGGTACACATCTTGCTGATGGCTTAGTACGTGCTGGGGTACGTAAATTGACTATCGTGGATCGTGATTATATTGAATTCAGCAATCTGCAGCGTCAAACAATGTATACAGAAAATGATGCTAAAGAAGCATTGCCTAAAGTAATAGCTGCAAAAGAAAGATTGACAGAAATTCGTAGTGATATTGAAATAGATGCATATATCGATCAAGTTAACCCGCCATTTTTAGAAGAACATGCACAACATGTG
It encodes:
- the modA gene encoding molybdate ABC transporter substrate-binding protein, translating into MKIKHFLIALVAICLVLAGCSNSDSGDKKDSKKSDSNDKKQELQISAAASLTDVSKDLEKEFKKDHPDAKITFNYGGSGALRQQIEKGAPVDVFMSANTKDVDALKDKKKAHDTYNYAKNKLVLIGEKDSDIKSVKDLKDGQKLAIGEAKSVPAGKYATQYLQDNGLYDGVKDKLVYAKDVRQVLNYVEKGNAQLGYVYKTDLYPNKTKNDKVREIEQVKLKKPIVYEAGATSDNKLAKDWMKFLKSDKAKKIMKEYKFEN
- a CDS encoding ATP-binding cassette domain-containing protein; this encodes MLTIQIEYQLRDHFIQLDINDDQPKIYAIRGPSGIGKTTVLNMIAGLRKADRAYIKIDDHLLTDTEHDVNVKIQERGIGYLFQDYQLFPNMTVMQNITFMAKPSEHIDELMRQLNIVHLTKQYPARLSGGESQRVALARALSTRPDILLLDEPFSSLDDATKEESMHLVKRMFDDWQIPIIFVTHSNYEAEQLADEIITIGS
- the modB gene encoding molybdate ABC transporter permease subunit, with translation MPDLTPFWISIKVAVISTIIVSILGIIISRLLYRYRGRIVTLLESIIILPIVLPPTVMGFLLLIVFSPKSPVGAFFTNVLHLPVVFTLTGAVIASVVVSFPLMYQHTIQGFRGINNKMLNTARTMGASENKIFFRLILPLSKRSILSGIMMAFARAIGEFGATLMVAGYIPNKTNTLPLEIYFLVEQGKENEAWLWVLVLVAFAITVIGTINMINRDKYLEVD